The sequence GGCCAAACAGCCGTGCGTGAACAATCAGCCAATGAGCATTGCGATCATCGGTGGCGGGCAGAGTGCGGCGGAAGCCTTCATCGACCTGAATGATTCGTTCCCGTCGGTACAGGTCGACATGATCCTGCGCGGCTCGGCACTGAAGCCTGCGGACGACAGCCCGTTCGTCAACGAAGTGTTCTCGCCGGAATTCACCGACCTGGTGTTCCAGCAGAACAGCGCCGAGCGTGAGCGTCTGGTCAACGAGTACCACAACACCAACTATTCGGTGGTCGACATCGACCTGATCGAACGCATCTACGGCATTTTCTATCGCCAGAAGGTTTCCGGGATCGCCCGTCACGCATTCCGCACCCTGACCACCGTGGAAAAAGCCACCGCCACCGAAAACGGTATCGAACTGGCCGTGCGCAACAGCGCCACCGGCGAAGTCACCGTGCGCAATTACGACGCTGTTGTTCTGGCCACCGGTTACGAACGGCAGATGCACCGCAAACTGCTGGCGCCGCTGGAAGAATACCTGGGCGACTTCGAGGTTGATCGCAACTACAAACTGATCACCGACGAGCGCTGCAAGGCCGGCATCTACATGCAGGGCTTCTGCCAGGCCAGCCATGGTCTGAGCGATACGCTGCTGTCGGTGTTGCCGATTCGCGCGGACGAGATTGCCGGCTCGCTGTACGAGCATGGCAAGAACCGTGGGCATCGGTCGATGGCGGATCTGTTGTTGGCGACTGCCAGCTGATTTTTTAGCGCCTCACATACCGCTTTCGCGAGCAGGCTCGCTCCCACAGGGGATTTTCAGTGAACACAGATTTTGTGTCAGATGAAGATCCAATGTGGGAGCGAGCTTGCTCGCGAAGGGGCCCTCCAAAGCGCCACACATTCTGTTCCTGAACCCTTCCTGAACATCCCCCCACATTCCCCGACTCACTGCCTTTTGCGGGTTTACTCTGCAGACATCGGAGCGTAAGCTTCGCGCGTTTTCATCAATAGCGGAGACCCACAGTGGGTACTTGTTCGAGTGACAGTTGTCGGCCGGTCTCGGTAACCGGCAGATTCTCGGCAAGATAACGCGCAGACTTTCTCTGTCGTTGTCTCGCCGTAAAAGCGAGCAGCGGCATCCCGTGCATGACCCGTCCTGGGCCATGTCTCGACGTCCTTCTCATCGACGCTGAACAGAGCGTGGTTTCGACTTCACTGTCGAGATCGCAGCCCTATCGACACGCCTGTCTTTTCTGACCGGCGCGCCAGGCCTTGCCGTGCCGGTTTTTCCGGCGGACGAGGCGCGGCCGTACCTGCTCGACGGTTTCCCGGCTGACCATAGGGGCAACAGCCATGAAACTTACGCTCAAGGAATTCTTCGCAGGTTTTCTGCGGACCCGCCACATCGCCCGGCACTTCCGTCGCCTGGCGCTGCTGGAATCGATCAACGACACCACGGTCAGCCGTGAAGTCCCACCCACGCTGGCCAACACCCTGGTCGATGCCGCGCAGTGCGACAGCGGTGTGTTGCTGTCTTCACTGGGCACGCATGCCGATGGCCTGACCGATTTCGAAGTCGATGCGCTGCGTGCGCAATACGGCCTCAACGAAGTCGAACACGAGCAGCCGCTGCCATGGTGGACGCACCTGTGGCACTGCTACAAAAACCCCTTCAACCTGCTGCTGACCCTGTTGGCGGTGATCTCGTGGCTGACCGAAGACCTCAAGGCAGCCGTGGTGATTTTCTCCATGGTCGTGCTGTCGACGCTGCTGCGCTTCTGGCAGGAAAGCAAATCCAACCAGGCCGCCGATGCGCTGAAAGCCATGGTCAGCAACACCGCCACGGTGATGCGCCGTGACGCGCCGCGCAGCGAATTGCCGATCAAGCAACTGGTGCCGGGCGATCTGATTGTGCTTTCGGCCGGTGACATGATTCCTGCAGATTGCCGCGTACTCAGCGCCAAGGATCTGTTCGTCAGCCAGGCGGCGATGACCGGTGAATCGATGCCGGTGGAGAAATTTCCACACCAGCAGGATCGCGATACGCGCAATCCACTGGAGCTGGATAACATCCTGTTCATGGGCACCAACGTCGTCTCCGGCACTGCGGTGGCGGTGATTCTCACCACCGGCAACAGCACTTATTTCGGTGCGCTGGCCCAGCGTGTTGGCGCAACCGATCGCGCGGTCACTTCGTTCCAGCAAGGCGTCAACAAAGTCAGCTGGTTGTTGATCCGCTTCATGTTCGTGATGGCGCCGCTGGTGCTGTTCATCAACGGTTTCACCAAGGGTGACTGGACCGAAGCGCTGCTGTTCGCACTGTCGATTGCGGTCGGCCTGACCCCGGAAATGCTGCCGATGATCGTCACCTCGACGCTGGCCAAAGGCGCGGTGTTTCTGTCGCGCAAAAAAGTCATCGTCAAACGCCTCGATGCGATCCAGAACTTCGGCGCCATGGACGTGCTCTGCACCGACAAGACCGGCACACTGACTCAGGACAAGATTTTCCTCGCGCGTAATGTCGACGTCTGGGGTGAAGACTCCGATGACGTGCTGGAAATGGCTTACCTCAACAGCTACTACCAGACCGGCCTGAAAAACCTGCTGGATGTTGCGGTACTGGAACACGTGGAAATCCACCGTGAACTGAAAGTCGGCACGGCGTTTCGCAAGGTCGATGAGATCCCGTTCGACTTCAACCGTCGGCGCATGTCGGTGGTGGTCGAAGGGCGTGGCCAGCCACATCAACTGATCTGCAAAGGCGCCGTGGAAGAAGTCCTGGCGGTGTGCAGCCGCGTGCGTCACGGCGAGGTCGATGAAGCCTTGAGCGATGAATTGCTGACCCGGATTCGTCAGGTCACCGCAGCATTCAACGCTGAAGGCTTGCGCGTGGTGGCGGTGGCTGCCCGCTCGATGCCGGAAGGTCGAGAAGTTTATAGCCTGGCCGATGAGCAGGAACTGACGCTGATTGGTTATGTGGCGTTCCTCGATCCACCGAAGGAAAGCACCGCACCAGCGCTCAAGGCCTTGGCCGAACACGGTGTGGCAGTGAAGGTGCTGACCGGTGACAACGAACTGGTCACCGCGAAAATCTGCCGCGAAGTCGGCCTGGCGCAACAGGGCCTGTTGCTGGGCAATGACGTTGAGCGCATGAGCGATGCCGAACTGGGCGTGGCCGTAGAGACCACCAATGTGTTCGCAAAACTGACGCCGTCACACAAGGAGCGCATCGTGCGCATCCTCAAAGGCAATGGCCACGTGGTCGGCTTCATGGGCGACGGCATCAACGATGCGCCAGCCCTGCGCACCGCCGACATCGGTATTTCCGTGGACAGCGCGGTGGACATCGCCAAGGAAGCGGCTGACATCATCCTGCTGGAAAAGAGCCTGATGGTGCTGGAGGAGGGCGTGCTCGAAGGGCGGCGCACCTTCGCCAACATGCTCAAGTACATCAAGATGACTGCCAGTTCCAACTTCGGCAACGTCTTCTCGGTGCTGGTCGCCAGTGCGTTCATTCCATTCCTGCCGATGCTGCCGATGCACCTGCTGGTGCAGAACCTGCTCTACGACATTTCGCAGATTGCCATTCCGTTCGATAACGTCGACGAGGAGATGCTGAAAAAACCACAACGCTGGCAGCCCGGCGACGTCGGGCGCTTCATGCTGTTCTTCGGCCCGATCAGTTCGATCTTTGACATCACCACGTTCGCCTTGATGTGGTACGTATTCGATGCCAACACCCCGGATCACCAGACGCTGTTTCAGTCTGGCTGGTTCGTGGTCGGGTTGCTGACCCAGACCCTGATCGTGCACATGATCCGCACGCCGAAGATTCCGTTCCTGCAAAGCCGAGCAGCGATGCCGCTGCTGGTCATGACCGGGATCATCATGGGGGTCGGCATCTTCCTGCCGATGGGGCCGCTGGCGCACTACTTCAAATTGCAGGCGCTGCCGTCGCTGTACTTCGTGTTCCTGCCGGTGATTCTGCTGGCGTACATGGCGCTGACCCAGGCCGTGAAAGGTTTCTACATCCGCCGGTTCGGCTGGCAATAACAGCACGGCCAACACCGTTCCCCTGTGGGAGCGAGCCTGCTCGCGAAGGCGTTTTTTCAGCCACAGCTGTAGTGGCTGACACTCCGCTTTCGCGAGCAGGCTCGCTCCCACAGGGGGAATTTGTGTTCTCAAGGATTTCATCATGCAAGCCATCAACAACCTCAACCTCGATTCGCTGCTCGACACCCTCGTCAGCCTCAGCGCCGCGTTCATTCTCGGTGGTCTGATCGGCTTCGAGCGCCAGTACCGGCAACGCACCGCCGGCCTGCGCACCAATGTGCTGGTCGCGGTCGGTGCAGCGATATTCGTCGACATGGCCAACCGTCTCGCCGGCGCTGAAGGCGCGGTGCGCGTGGTTGCCTACGTGGTGTCCGGCATCGGTTTTCTCGGCGCCGGGGTGATCATGCGCGAAGAAGGCAACGTGCGCGGCCTCAACACCGCCGCAACCCTGTGGACTTCGGCGGCGGTTGGCGCCTGTGCCGGGGCCGATCTGCTCGCCGAAGCCGTACTCGGCACGCTATTCATTCTGGCCGCCAACACTTTGCTGCGGCCGATCGTCAACAACATCAACCGCCAACCGCTGGACGTGGTTTCGGCGGAAGTCACCAATATCGTCTATGTCATCGCCCGCCGCTCGCAGCAGACCGCCGTGTTCGCCTTGCTTGAAGCAGAGCTTGAGCGCAGCAACTACCCGGCCAGCGACGTCGATGTGCATGCGTTCGGCGCCGATGAAATCGAGATCGAAGCGACGCTGGCGACGACGTCGGTCGATGGTGATGAACTGGATGCACTGGTGGCGCGGATTGCGACGTCGGCGTTGGTGGTGCAGGCGTTCTGGAGTCCGAGTACCACCGAATGAACCGCGCTCGTCCGTTCAGTAGCAACGCCACATCCGGTCATGCCGGGTGTGGCTTTTTTGCTTGCTCTCGGCTGTTCTCCATTCATTTTTAAGATTCGTCCTACAGGCGTCACGGCACCTTTTGATTAGCCTTGTCATTCACGTGATGAGCGTGATTTTCCTGGGCTGTGAAAGACTATGTCCTACAAACGCTGGCGAATCCTTATTGCCGACGAGCAACGGGCGCTGCATGTGCGAATAAGCAAATGCCTCAACGAACTCGGCTGTCGCGGCAACGTGTCGGTGTATTCGTTTCGTGAGCTGCTGGGTGCGACGCATTACTCGTCCGATCCGTTTGAGCACTATGACCTGCTGATCATCAACGCTGAGCTGATGGCGGTCGGTGGAGTCGATCCTTTGCGTTTTTTTCAATGCAACCTGCAGATTCGTCATGCCGTTATTTACGACAAACGTCGCGGCGAGGCATGCGCAAAGGCGATATGCAGCACTGCACGACGCTATTTGACCCTGATCCGTACACCGGATCGGCAGACACTCGGCCCTTTGATCGCGGACCTGGCGACAGCACAGTGATGGGCATGACTCGGATGAGTAACCTTTTTTTTCGGATTATTCCTACAGAACCCGCCACGCAGCTTGCGTAGTCTTGCCGCACCCAGAAACCGTGACCCCGGGAGATCGATCATGATCAATAAAGCCCTGCGTATCCTGATCGCAGACCCTCAGCATTTTCACCGGATGAAAATCGAGCGACTGTTCAACGGCCTCAATTATTACCGCATTGCTCCGGTGCAGAACCTTACCGAGCTGCTGACTCTGGTGGACTACGGTTGCGAACCGTTCGATGTGGTGGTCATCAACGCCGAACTCGCTGCAGGCTCGCTGGATCTGCCGGGTTTTTTCCTCGATAACCCGCAGGTTCGTCAGGCGTTGATCTACAACGAGCAAACGGCGCCGTTGCAACTGTCCTCCGGCTTCGCTCAGGAAAATGTACAGATCAGCCATTTGTCACTGCCATCAAAACAGTCGATCGACCAGTTGATGGCGCTGGTCGACGCTCCGGCACGGGCACAGACGTTATCAGCCCCCAAGGTAAATCCGTTGGTGCAGAGCGCTGCACGTGCATAGAAAATCATTTCCTGCAACTGTCAGATCTGACAGGTGATTTGCGCGCCGTTACGTGTAACAGTCCCTGCGCAGCCACTGAGTCCGGAGCAGCCCCAATCGGTGGCCTGTTCGTCAGACTTTGCATCGGGAGTGGCCATGAAGTCAGCGCTTGTCGTCGATGATCATCCGGTGGTGCGCGCCGCCATCCGAATCGTGTTGCAAGGCGAAGGATTCAAGCGGATATACGAGGCGTCCCAAGGCAACGAGGTGGTGTCGCTTATTCGTGAGCACGCGCCCCAACTGGTGATACTTGATCTGAATTTGCCAGTACTTGATGGACTCGACGTTCTGGAGCGGATAAGGGTCAATTATCCGCGATGCCGAGTGCTGGTTTTCAGTACACACGAACCCATGTTCTATCAGGAGCGCTGTGTGCGTGCCGGAGCCATGGCCTACGTGACCAAAACCAATCAACTGGAACAGTTGCGCAATGCCATTCAGGCAGTCGTTTCGGGACATACCTATTTTTCCGTGCTTCCGGACTACCTCAGCACGCTGAATGCCGTGCAAACCACCGAAAAACAGATGATCGATCAGCTCTCTGATCGTGAGTTGACTATTTTCGTGCAACTGGCGCGGGGCAAATCGAACAAGGCGATTGCCGAGGACATGCACCTGAGCCACAAAACCGTCAGCACCTATAAAACCCGTCTGATGAAAAAACTCGGGGTTTACTCATTGGTGCTCTTGCGCGAATTCGCCAAGCGCAATCATGTGATCTGAGTAATCGCACATGCGGCAGGGATGCTGGATTGTCTGCCTGTGGTTGAGCCTGATCGCCAGTAGTTGGGCGGGTGACGCGCCGCAGGTGCTGCAGGTACTGACCCGTACCGGCCTGGCAAACGTCCAGCTGCGGCTGGACGAGCAGGACCGCCAATGGCTGCGTCAGCACCCGGTGCTACGCATGGGTATTTCCGGTCCGGATTACCCACCGTTCGAGATCACCCGCAATCAACAGGAACTCGAAGGGCTCACCGCCGATTATGCTGATCTGCTGGCGCAGTTGCTCGGCACACGCATTGAAGTCCGGCGCTTTGCCAACCGCGATGCGGTGATGGCGGCACTCAAGCGTGGTGACCTCGATCTGCTGGGAACCTCGAACAATTTTGAAGCCGCCGACCCGGATTTCATCCTGTCCCGCGCTTACGCCGAAGATCAGCCGATGCTGGTGACTCGCCTCGATGAAAAGCTGCCGGCAGATCTTGCCGGCAAGCGCGTGGCCATGGTCGAGGATTATTTGCCACTGGCGAATGTGCAGGGGTTTTATCCCTATGCCAGTGTGCAGCGTTACCCTTCGGCGATGGATGCGCTCGGTGCGGTGGCCTTCGGCGCGGATGATGTGTATCTGGGCGACTTCATCAGTGCCAACTACCTGATCAACACCAATTATCGCAACGACCTGCAATTGGCCGGCCCGTCGGGGCTGGACGCCAATTCGTTCGCTTTTGCCTTGTTGCGCAGCGATGTACGCCTCAAGCGCATCGTCGACAAGGTGTTGACCGCCATTCCCATGGAGCATCGCCAACGCATCGAGCAGCGCTGGAGCGTCGGCCTTGCCGAGATGGCTGAACAATCACGGGTACAACTCAGTGCCAGTGAGCAGGCCTGGCTGGACCAGCATCCACGGGTGCGGGTCGGTGCCATCGACGATTTTGCGCCGCTGACTTTTTTTGATGCCGACGGCCGCTTCAACGGGTTGTCCGCGCAGTTGCTGAGTGTGATCAGCCAGCGCAGCGGATTGAATTTTGAAATCGTGCGCGGTGTGTCGCTCGATCGGCAGATCGAACAACTCAAGGCCGGTGAGCTGGATGTGTTGCCAGTGGTGACGCCGAGCAGCGAGCGCGAAACCGAACTGCAATTTACTCGCGCCTATCTGAACAATCCGTTTGTGCTGGTCAGTGCAATCACCGCGCAGGGGCCGCTCAACCTTGATGACCTGGCCGGTAAACGGCTGGCGATTTATCGCGGCCACCCGTTGCGCGGATATCTATTGGAACGCGTGCCGGGCATCCGTCTGATCGAAGTCAAAAGCCCTGCCGAAGGCATGGCGCTGATTGCCAAGGGGCAAGTCGACGCCACGGTGAGTTCGTTGCTGGTGGCGCGCTTTCTGATCGCCCGGCACTACCGCGAACGTCTGCGCATTACCGGCACGGTCGGCGATCAACCGGCGCGCATTGCGCTGGCGACCGCACCGCAAATGCCCGCACTGCATTCGATCCTGAACAAGGCGTTGTTGAGCATCGCCCCACAACAGATGGACGAGTTGGTTGAACGCTGGAGCCACGATGTGGTGGTGGATGACAGTTACTGGTTACAACATCGCCGCGAGATTCTCCTCGGCTTTGCCGGTGCGGCGGTCTTGCTGGCACTCGCGCTGGCCTGGATCGTTTTTCAGCGCCAGCAGATCCGCCGACGCCAGCAATGGTTGCAGCAATTGCAGGAAGCCAAGGACGCAGCAGACGATGCGAATCGGGCGAAAACCACGTTTCTGGCGACCATGAGCCATGAAATCCGTACACCGATGAATGCCTTGATCGGCATGCTCGAACTGGCCCTCAAGCGCGCAGAAGAAGGCGTGACCGATCGTCTGGCGATTCAGGTGGCGTCCAATGCCGGGCAACAATTGCTGGCGCTGATCGGCGACATTCTCGACATCGCACGGATCGAGAAGGGGCACCTGTCACTCGCGCCCGAACGCGCCAACCTGCGCGAACTGGTGGCGTCAGTGTGTCGGGTGTTTGAAGGGCTGGCGCGGCAGAAGCGCTTGTTGTGGCACATCGAACTGGATCCCCGCAGCAACGTTGATGTGCTGATTGATCCGACGCGGTTCAAACAAGTGCTATCGAATCTGCTGAGCAATGCAATCAAGTTCACTGAAGAAGGCGAGGTCAGTCTGCGGCTGGTGGTGAGCGCAGCGGTGACAGAAACACTGGCCGTGAAAGTGCGGATCGAGGACAGCGGGGTCGGGATCAGCCACGACGATCGGCGGCGCTTGTTCAGCCCGTTCGTGCAGGCGAGCAATCACTCGCAATCGGCACGCAGCGGCTCCGGGCTGGGCCTCGTCATCAGTCGCAGCCTCTGCGAAATGATGGGCGGCACGCTGCGGCTCGACAGTGCGCCGGGCGAGGGAACGCAAGTCGAAGTCAGTCTCGAACTGCCGCTGTTGGCCGCCCTCGCTCAGACCCCGGCACCCCCGCAAGCCGTCGTTGCTGCTGCGTGTTCTCTGAGTGTGCTGGTGGTGGACGATCATCCGGTGAACCGTCTGCTGCTGTGCTGGCAGTTGAGTGAACTCGGCCATCGCACGGTCGACACCGAAAACGGCGATGAAGGCCTTGAGCGCTGGCGCACGCAAGTGTTCGATGTGGTGATCACCGATTGCAATATGCCGAGGCGCAACGGTTATCAACTGGCGCAGGCCATTCGTGAAGAAGAAGCGATTGCCGGGCGCAAGCCTTGCCTGATTCTTGGCTTTACCGCCAACGCGCAGGCCGAGGAACGGACGCGCTGCCTGAAGGCTGGCATGGACGAGTGCCTGTTCAAACCGATCCGCTTGCACGATCTGGCGCAGGCATTGACGGCGGCCAGTCATTGCGACATCGCGGCGGCCTCCAGCGCGGCGCCAGCATTGGCGGAGATCGATCTGAGCACCCTGGAGCAAATGGCAGGGAATGATCGTGGCTTGATCGAGCATTTACGCAAGGAGGTGCTCAACAGCTTGCACATCGATCTGCAACGTCTGGATCTGTTGCAGCAAGAGCAGGATCGCGCGGGGCTTCGCGAACTGGCTCATCACATCAAGGGTGGGGCGCAGATGGTCGGGGCCGCGCGGGTGGTGGCGGCGTGTATCGAGCTTGAGCAGGCGTGCAGCGAAGCGCACGCGGCGCCGTTGGGCATGGCAAGCGATACGTTGCGCGAGGCCATGGCCGGCCTCGCGCAACATCTGCAATCCTGAACTGGCAATATTGCTGAATCAGTCCCAGTCTGGCGCGATGCCTTTCGGGCTGGTCAGGCGATGGCCGCGATCCAGCGTGGCAATCAGCGCCATGTCGGCATCGCTCAAGGTCAGCGCCGTGGCGGCAAGGTTGCTTTGCAGGTTGGCGCGTTTGGTCGACGACGGGATCACCGCATAGCCCGACTGCATTGCCCAGGCGAGGGTGACTTGTGCCGGGGTGGCTTGCCGGCGTTCGGCGATCTGCTGGATCAGCGGGTCTTTCAGCACTTCACCGTAGGCGAGGGTCATGTACGAAGTGATGTGGATGCCTTGGCTGCGGGCAAACTCGACCACTTTGCGGTTTTGCAGGTACGGGTGCAGTTCGATCTGGTTGGTCGTGATGTTGTCGACACCGACCGCAGCAATCGCCTGCTTCATCAAATCGATGGTGAAGTTGGACACACCGAGCTGCCGGGTCAGGCCCAGACGCTTGGCTTCGAGCAGGGCGCCCATGAATTCTTCCACCGGGACCTGGTTTTCCGGCGACGGCCAGTGAATCAAGGTCAGGTCGAGGTAGTCGGTCTGCAATTTCTGCAGGCTGTCCTTCAGGCTGTCGATCAAGCGATCCTTGGCGAAGTTGGCGACCCAGATCTTGCTGGTGAGGAACAGCTCCTCGCGCGGGATGCCGCTGGCTGCGATGGCCTGGCCGACATCGGCTTCGTTTTCGTAGATCTGCGCGGTGTCGATGACCCGGTAACCGAGTTCGAGGGCGGTACTTACCGAATCGATGACCACCTGGCCTTGCAGACGAAATGTACCGAGACCGAAAGCGGGAACAGACATGAAAGACTCCAGGGGTTGCAGTGGGAATGGGCAGGAGTATCCGCGTCTGTATCGTTGAGAAAAACCGCTGGTGGGGCAAAGCACTGTTGACCGGAAGTCATGAATCATTTCCAGGATTTGTGTTGTCCGGACTGGCCCCTTCGCGAGCAAGCTCGCTCCCACATTGGAATGCGTGCTCATGTGGGAGCGAGCCTGCTCGCGAAGGGCGCACCGCCGATTCAGGCAATGTCGCTGCGGGCAAACTCCTCCCCGAGAAAATCAATCAACGTACGCACTGACGGCAACAACCCGCGTCGCGACGGAAAGATCGCATGCACCACTCCGCACTTCGGCGCCCAGCCCGGAATCAATTCCACGACGCGTCCGGCGGCAATATCCTCACGCACCACTACGCTCGGCAGATGCGCCACGCCAACCCCGGCAATCACCGCCTGACGCAAGGCAATCAAGTCATCGGTGACCATCCGCGGCGTATGGCGGATCAGCGCCGTATTGCCATTCGGCCCCAGCAACTCCCACTGATATTCCCGCTGCGCCGCGCCCCAATGCAGGCTCGGCAAACCATTGAGGTCGGCGGGCGAGGGCGGTGACGACAGGCGTTCGACGAACTGCGGGCTGCCGACCACTGATTGCGTGCTGTTGCCCAGCACTTTCATGACCATGTCGGTGTTTTCCAGCGGCGGAAAACGCACGCGCAGCGCGATGTCGAACCCTTCATGAATCAAGTCGACCC comes from Pseudomonas sp. RU47 and encodes:
- a CDS encoding lysine N(6)-hydroxylase/L-ornithine N(5)-oxygenase family protein, whose amino-acid sequence is MTQAIASPIVHDLIGVGFGPSNLALAIALQERGPIQGELDVLFLDKQANYSWHGNTLSTQSELQISFLKDLVTLRNPTSPYSFVNYLKDHGRLVDFINLGTFYPCRMEYNDYLRWVAGKFTAQSRYGEEVLTIEPVLHNHQVEALRVISRGSDGLQHVRTTRSVVVSAGGTPRIPEAFKALKGDTRVFHHSQYLSQMAKQPCVNNQPMSIAIIGGGQSAAEAFIDLNDSFPSVQVDMILRGSALKPADDSPFVNEVFSPEFTDLVFQQNSAERERLVNEYHNTNYSVVDIDLIERIYGIFYRQKVSGIARHAFRTLTTVEKATATENGIELAVRNSATGEVTVRNYDAVVLATGYERQMHRKLLAPLEEYLGDFEVDRNYKLITDERCKAGIYMQGFCQASHGLSDTLLSVLPIRADEIAGSLYEHGKNRGHRSMADLLLATAS
- a CDS encoding chemotaxis protein CheY, translating into MINKALRILIADPQHFHRMKIERLFNGLNYYRIAPVQNLTELLTLVDYGCEPFDVVVINAELAAGSLDLPGFFLDNPQVRQALIYNEQTAPLQLSSGFAQENVQISHLSLPSKQSIDQLMALVDAPARAQTLSAPKVNPLVQSAARA
- the dkgB gene encoding 2,5-didehydrogluconate reductase DkgB; protein product: MSVPAFGLGTFRLQGQVVIDSVSTALELGYRVIDTAQIYENEADVGQAIAASGIPREELFLTSKIWVANFAKDRLIDSLKDSLQKLQTDYLDLTLIHWPSPENQVPVEEFMGALLEAKRLGLTRQLGVSNFTIDLMKQAIAAVGVDNITTNQIELHPYLQNRKVVEFARSQGIHITSYMTLAYGEVLKDPLIQQIAERRQATPAQVTLAWAMQSGYAVIPSSTKRANLQSNLAATALTLSDADMALIATLDRGHRLTSPKGIAPDWD
- a CDS encoding response regulator transcription factor, producing the protein MKSALVVDDHPVVRAAIRIVLQGEGFKRIYEASQGNEVVSLIREHAPQLVILDLNLPVLDGLDVLERIRVNYPRCRVLVFSTHEPMFYQERCVRAGAMAYVTKTNQLEQLRNAIQAVVSGHTYFSVLPDYLSTLNAVQTTEKQMIDQLSDRELTIFVQLARGKSNKAIAEDMHLSHKTVSTYKTRLMKKLGVYSLVLLREFAKRNHVI
- a CDS encoding LysR substrate-binding domain-containing protein, which produces MVEDLNTLYYFTQVVEHHGFAAAGRALDMPKSKLSRRIAELEERLGVRLLHRTSRHCSLTEIGQAYYQRCLAMRIEAESAAELIERNRSEPQGLVRLSCPTALLNSWVGPMLTRYMLKYPLVELFIESTNRRVDLIHEGFDIALRVRFPPLENTDMVMKVLGNSTQSVVGSPQFVERLSSPPSPADLNGLPSLHWGAAQREYQWELLGPNGNTALIRHTPRMVTDDLIALRQAVIAGVGVAHLPSVVVREDIAAGRVVELIPGWAPKCGVVHAIFPSRRGLLPSVRTLIDFLGEEFARSDIA
- a CDS encoding MgtC/SapB family protein; amino-acid sequence: MQAINNLNLDSLLDTLVSLSAAFILGGLIGFERQYRQRTAGLRTNVLVAVGAAIFVDMANRLAGAEGAVRVVAYVVSGIGFLGAGVIMREEGNVRGLNTAATLWTSAAVGACAGADLLAEAVLGTLFILAANTLLRPIVNNINRQPLDVVSAEVTNIVYVIARRSQQTAVFALLEAELERSNYPASDVDVHAFGADEIEIEATLATTSVDGDELDALVARIATSALVVQAFWSPSTTE
- a CDS encoding transporter substrate-binding domain-containing protein → MRQGCWIVCLWLSLIASSWAGDAPQVLQVLTRTGLANVQLRLDEQDRQWLRQHPVLRMGISGPDYPPFEITRNQQELEGLTADYADLLAQLLGTRIEVRRFANRDAVMAALKRGDLDLLGTSNNFEAADPDFILSRAYAEDQPMLVTRLDEKLPADLAGKRVAMVEDYLPLANVQGFYPYASVQRYPSAMDALGAVAFGADDVYLGDFISANYLINTNYRNDLQLAGPSGLDANSFAFALLRSDVRLKRIVDKVLTAIPMEHRQRIEQRWSVGLAEMAEQSRVQLSASEQAWLDQHPRVRVGAIDDFAPLTFFDADGRFNGLSAQLLSVISQRSGLNFEIVRGVSLDRQIEQLKAGELDVLPVVTPSSERETELQFTRAYLNNPFVLVSAITAQGPLNLDDLAGKRLAIYRGHPLRGYLLERVPGIRLIEVKSPAEGMALIAKGQVDATVSSLLVARFLIARHYRERLRITGTVGDQPARIALATAPQMPALHSILNKALLSIAPQQMDELVERWSHDVVVDDSYWLQHRREILLGFAGAAVLLALALAWIVFQRQQIRRRQQWLQQLQEAKDAADDANRAKTTFLATMSHEIRTPMNALIGMLELALKRAEEGVTDRLAIQVASNAGQQLLALIGDILDIARIEKGHLSLAPERANLRELVASVCRVFEGLARQKRLLWHIELDPRSNVDVLIDPTRFKQVLSNLLSNAIKFTEEGEVSLRLVVSAAVTETLAVKVRIEDSGVGISHDDRRRLFSPFVQASNHSQSARSGSGLGLVISRSLCEMMGGTLRLDSAPGEGTQVEVSLELPLLAALAQTPAPPQAVVAAACSLSVLVVDDHPVNRLLLCWQLSELGHRTVDTENGDEGLERWRTQVFDVVITDCNMPRRNGYQLAQAIREEEAIAGRKPCLILGFTANAQAEERTRCLKAGMDECLFKPIRLHDLAQALTAASHCDIAAASSAAPALAEIDLSTLEQMAGNDRGLIEHLRKEVLNSLHIDLQRLDLLQQEQDRAGLRELAHHIKGGAQMVGAARVVAACIELEQACSEAHAAPLGMASDTLREAMAGLAQHLQS
- the mgtA gene encoding magnesium-translocating P-type ATPase, whose protein sequence is MKLTLKEFFAGFLRTRHIARHFRRLALLESINDTTVSREVPPTLANTLVDAAQCDSGVLLSSLGTHADGLTDFEVDALRAQYGLNEVEHEQPLPWWTHLWHCYKNPFNLLLTLLAVISWLTEDLKAAVVIFSMVVLSTLLRFWQESKSNQAADALKAMVSNTATVMRRDAPRSELPIKQLVPGDLIVLSAGDMIPADCRVLSAKDLFVSQAAMTGESMPVEKFPHQQDRDTRNPLELDNILFMGTNVVSGTAVAVILTTGNSTYFGALAQRVGATDRAVTSFQQGVNKVSWLLIRFMFVMAPLVLFINGFTKGDWTEALLFALSIAVGLTPEMLPMIVTSTLAKGAVFLSRKKVIVKRLDAIQNFGAMDVLCTDKTGTLTQDKIFLARNVDVWGEDSDDVLEMAYLNSYYQTGLKNLLDVAVLEHVEIHRELKVGTAFRKVDEIPFDFNRRRMSVVVEGRGQPHQLICKGAVEEVLAVCSRVRHGEVDEALSDELLTRIRQVTAAFNAEGLRVVAVAARSMPEGREVYSLADEQELTLIGYVAFLDPPKESTAPALKALAEHGVAVKVLTGDNELVTAKICREVGLAQQGLLLGNDVERMSDAELGVAVETTNVFAKLTPSHKERIVRILKGNGHVVGFMGDGINDAPALRTADIGISVDSAVDIAKEAADIILLEKSLMVLEEGVLEGRRTFANMLKYIKMTASSNFGNVFSVLVASAFIPFLPMLPMHLLVQNLLYDISQIAIPFDNVDEEMLKKPQRWQPGDVGRFMLFFGPISSIFDITTFALMWYVFDANTPDHQTLFQSGWFVVGLLTQTLIVHMIRTPKIPFLQSRAAMPLLVMTGIIMGVGIFLPMGPLAHYFKLQALPSLYFVFLPVILLAYMALTQAVKGFYIRRFGWQ